From a region of the Panicum virgatum strain AP13 chromosome 2K, P.virgatum_v5, whole genome shotgun sequence genome:
- the LOC120695138 gene encoding proline-rich protein HaeIII subfamily 1-like has protein sequence MDLSSAPPRSSFMPQPPLGHADGGPRIPAAPPPAPRPPYPAALPSRPSSHATLGYPAPCGCRATPRAAPSMATTAGAPWRASPAPVLVPVQRPRARTAPPRPASRRPPRSSLPPSSFSRLKMAMAMGADVGSKRGGRRERCDYHMGPTYQFT, from the coding sequence ATGGACCtcagctccgcgccgccccggtccTCGTTCATGCCCCAACCGCCGCTTGGCCACGCCGACGGCGGACCCCGCAtccccgccgcccctccaccggcccCACGCCCTCCCTACCCAGCCGCGCTGCCGTCAAGGCCGTCATCCCACGCGACCCTCGGCTACCCCGCTCCCTGTGGATGTCGTGCCACCCCGAGGGCGGCGCCCtccatggccaccaccgccggcgcgcccTGGCGGGCGAGCCCCGCTCCGGTCCTGGTCCCGGTCCAGCGCCCGCGagcccgcacagcgccgccccggccggcgagccggcgacccCCTCGCTCGAGCCTGCCCCCTTCCTCATTCTCAAGGTTGAagatggccatggccatgggcgCCGACGTTGGgagcaagagaggagggagaagggagaggtgtgACTACCATATGGGCCCCACCTATCAGTTCACTTAA
- the LOC120668288 gene encoding uncharacterized protein LOC120668288 codes for MASAAAGSWSKRWIRPEVWPLFFATGTAVGICGMQLIRNITGNPEVRVLKEKRAAGVLENHDEGKRYSQHGFRKFIDGRKPEIMENLNSWMADPPK; via the exons ATggcgtccgccgccgcggggtcGTGGTCGAAGCGGTGGATCCGGCCGGAGGTGTGGCCGCTCTTCTTCGCGACTGGCACGGCCGTCGGCATCTGCGGGATGCAGCTCATCCGCAACATCACCGGCAACCCGGAAGTCAG GGTGCTCAAGGAGAAGAGGGCGGCGGGCGTGCTGGAGAACCACGACGAGGGGAAGAGGTACTCGCAGCACGGCTTCAGGAAGTTCATCGACGGCAGGAAGCCCGAGATCATGGAGAACCTCAACTCGTGGATGGCGGACCCGCCCAAGTAG